A region from the Xenopus laevis strain J_2021 chromosome 4S, Xenopus_laevis_v10.1, whole genome shotgun sequence genome encodes:
- the ubn2.S gene encoding ubinuclein-2 isoform X2, with translation MAEPRRVPFVSLSPMKPRETGPVLSVEQQNQQTPPPLQPPAQRPPQPRAAHQVMFQPRPPPQALGHRLQREPSSPALEAGICHVLDKPQGDDTHQLAGTVRLQLALTDPTEEGCAEFSYPDLLQKEQKAGRALIPVTRKETAGLSKPPASNDPFNDDERERQEVENLAKKFEAKYGGKSHHHRKDRVQDLIDIGYGYDETDPFIDNSEAYDELVPASLNTKYGGFYINTGTLQFRQASDSENEDFVENKKHKTSKVSKIKDGERSLKKRKRKEENTEKEKPKKMKAAKQIGVMAFNSHKPDKKKKKLYKDSVALAAMLRKFQKEKDAIHKKVNKPNPPTVTVVNTAPKLVTAASNDLSDLGLGADPVLAIFGSERELMQEAESALEMLSDFDFDKLLDSASNDSPAGSGENSRVGQSLNPSEVQLPKQVPPLPEGLSAPLEKRIADLRVAAKSFDEGGRKKFFTQEINNILLDIELQLQELSPGNRNGVYGHIEAFVPCSKDTLVKRLKKLHLHIQDDLLKEPLQRLQLAISGVMPGQLNRYQEDCQAHTQAKNAKLQAEDDKDRNPSEEDDEEKPGKRVMGPRKKFCWDDTLRDLLCNLVRIKIGCYELEPNKSLSAEDYLKTFMETEVKQLWPKGWMQSRMLFKESRKVHNHLTSAPAKKKVILAPKPKVKESSPKKEQKTSTPISSLVHIPTSHTLTPVVGLSSSNCTPTSETICLDDSLDEDLSLKPPSLDSISDALAVLNSGANAPSSSSCIETPTSRPRVFLREEKLACIMSKLPLVGPKKADQPSHTSSLIAGHSAPVPKKPQDLAAAHSTVVSGLIAGSSIQNPKVSLEPLPAKLLQQGMQRSLQAEVSSSTPVKVKASSATQAKAVCSSSSNPSVFVISSSQTHVSSSSSQVQNVPSMQTVKVNQQSPVQQNYVTPLQATISKSHTNPVVRLTSSPQISSTSPVLKTPEKNTGYRPPSSPSSGNQHTPAPRTTPLSTSSNFLVKNMGVQGSTSAFKSPYTIVPSGKPNTSSSSSAVLVSQNINHKVPSGLNIGRSSPTVSLLPAGRGAVTKQLIKSPSLPSKVPNSSPKLNPPSPRQLSPSSKMLAQPLKIPSPSPKMQSPSPKPPNQSPKHSVPSTKPLNPTPPGTVKTTVANAVLNIPNSRTISNSSSINRTNLTPGAGNGTLGTTKQPTPHRQPSASGSPVAAATVQSAAATSILANASPLTLMTSPLPLTNPNVTTAALGPFAMLGGLVPVTMPFQFPLELLGFGSDTPSVVTAPGSTSAAFHHNLTQNGGQNKGDSKVPRKNR, from the exons ATGGCGGAGCCGCGTAGGGTTCCGTTTGTAAGTCTGTCACCCATGAAGCCACGCGAGACCGGGCCAGTCTTGTCTGTGGAGCAACAGAACCAGCAAACTCCACCTCCACTGCAGCCGCCGGCACAAAGGCCACCGCAGCCCAGGGCCGCGCACCAAGTCATGTTCCAGCCGAGGCCTCCTCCGCAAGCGCTCGGGCACCGGCTGCAACGCGAGCCCTCGTCTCCTGCCCTAGAGGCCGGCATCTGTCATGTGCTGGACAAACCCCAGGGGGATGACACTCACCAACTGGCCGGCACTGTGAGGCTGCAATTGGCACTCACCGATCCCACAGAGGAGGGCTGTGCGGAGTTCAGTTATCCGGATCTGCTGCAGAAAGAGCAGAAGGCAGGACGCGCACTCATCCCCGTTACACGCAAGGAAACCGCTGGACTG tCAAAGCCTCCAGCATCAAATGATCCATTTAATGACGATGAGCGAGAGAGGCAAGAAGTAGAAAACTTGGCTAAGAAGTTTGAAGCCAAATAT GGAGGGAAAAGTCATCATCATCGTAAAGACCGTGTGCAAGATCTGATTGATATTGGTTATGGCTATGATGAGACAGACCCCTTTATTGACAACTCTGAGGCA TATGATGAATTGGTGCCAGCTTCGTTGAATACAAAATATGGAGGATTTTATATCAACACCGGAACACTGCAGTTTAGGCAGGCTTCAGATTCTGAGAATGAAGACTTTGTTGAGAataagaagcacaaaacatcaaaa GTATCAAAAATTAAAGACGGTGAACGATCCTTGAAGAAACGAAAGAGGAAAGAGGAGAACACCGAGAAAGAAAAGCCTAAGAAAATGAAAGCTGCTAAACAGATAGG TGTCATGGCCTTCAATTCCCACAAACCtgacaagaagaagaaaaaactttaTAAAGACTCTGTGGCCCTTGCTGCCATGCTGCGGAAATTTCAAAAAGAGAAGGATGCCATacataaaaaagtaaacaaaCCAAATCCACCGACTGTAACTGTGGTAAATACTGCTCCTAAATTAGTCACTGCTGCTTCAAATGATTTGTCTGACCTTGGCCTTGGCGCTGATCCAGTTCTTGCCATCTTTGGCAGTGAGAGGGAGCTCATGCAGGAAGCAGAGAGTGCTCTGGAGATGCTAAGTGACTTTGATTTTGATAAGCTTTTGGATTCTGCATCTAATGACAGCCCGGCAGGTTCTGGTGAGAACAGTAGAGTTGGGCAATCCCTAAACCCATCTGAGGTGCAGCTACCGAAACAAGTGCCACCTCTTCCTGAAGGACTTTCAGCTCCGTTGGAAAAACGTATTGCTGATTTACGAGTG GCTGCAAAAAGTTTTGATGAAGGAGGTCGGAAGAAATTTTTCACTCAAGAGATTAACAACATTTTATTAGA TATTGAACTGCAGTTACAAGAACTAAGTCCAGGCAACAGGAATGGTGTATATGGACATATAGAGGCTTTTGTGCCATGCAGTAAAGACACACTTGTCAAGCGCTTGAAAAAACTTCATCTTCATATTCAG GACGATCTTTTAAAAGAGCCTCTTCAACGGCTGCAACTGGCTATTAGTGGTGTTATGCCTGGTCAGCTAAATCGATATCAAGAGGattgccaagcacacactcagGCCAAAAATGCTAA ACTCCAAGCCGAGGATGATAAGGATCGAAACCCATCAGAAGAGGATGACGAAGAGAAACCTGGTAAAAGAGTAATGGGGCCAAGAAAAAAGTTTTGCTGGGATGACACTTTAAG agaTTTGCTCTGTAATCTTGTAAGAATTAAGATTGGATGTTATGAACTTGAGCCCAATAAAAGCCTTTCAGCAGAGGATTATCTAAAAACTTTCATGGAGACAGAAGTGAAACAATTATGGCCCAAAGGCTGGATGCAGTCTAG GATGCTGTTTAAAGAGAGCCGCAAAGTACACAATCATCTTACTTCTGCACC TGCCAAGAAAAAAGTTATCCTGGCCCCTAAACCCAAAGTCAAG GAATCTAGTCCAAAAAAGGAGCAAAAGACATCCACACCTATCTCTTCCTTGGTGCATATTCCTACTTCTCACACACTTACTCCAGTTGTTGGACTTTCCAGCTCCAACTGTACCCCCACCTCAGAGACCATTTGTCTGGATGACTCTTTGGATGAAGATCTTTCTTTAAAGCCACCTTCATTAGATTCTATCTCTGATGCATTGGCTGTACTAAATAGTGGAGCTAATGCCCCTTCATCAAGCTCCTGCATTGAAACACCCACCTCAAGGCCCAGAGTTTTCTTAAGAGAAGAGAAACTTGCTTGTATTATGAGCAAGTTGCCATTAGTTGGTCCTAAAAAAGCTGATCAACCTTCACACACATCTAGTCTAATTGCAGGCCATTCAGCCCCTGTACCAAAGAAACCCCAGGATCTAGCAGCAGCCCATTCCACGGTGGTCTCTGGGCTTATTGCAGGGTCTTCCATTCAAAACCCCAAAGTATCTTTGGAACCACTACCAGCTAAGTTACTTCAACAAGGAATGCAAAGGTCTCTGCAAGCTGAAGTTTCTTCATCTACACCTGTAAAAGTGAAGGCTTCATCAGCAACTCAGGCCAAAGCAGTGTGTTCTTCATCATCCAACCCTTCAGTATTTGTAATATCATCCTCACAGACTCATGTTTCTTCCTCATCATCGCAAGTCCAGAATGTTCCCTCCATGCAAACAGTCAAAGTTAATCAGCAATCTCCAGTTCAACAAAACTATGTTACACCCTTACAGGCAACTATCAGCAAATCGCACACTAACCCAGTTGTAAGACTAACCAGCAGTCCTCAGATATCTTCCACTTCTCCTGTTCTAAAGACCCCTGAAAAAAACACTGGCTATCGACCTCCTTCTTCCCCCTCCTCTGGCAACCAGCACACACCTGCTCCTCGTACAACACCCTTGTCTACCTCGagtaattttttggtgaaaaatatgGGTGTCCAAGGATCAACATCTGCGTTTAAGTCCCCTTACACTATAGTCCCATCTGGTAAACCCAATACTAGTTCTTCCAGTTCTGCTGTCCTGGTTTCCCAGAATATAAATCACAAGGTGCCAAGTGGACTTAATATTGGGCGTTCTTCACCCACAGTAAGTCTGTTGCCTGCTGGTAGAGGTGCAGTAACAAAGCAACTAATAAAGAGCCCATCTCTTCCTTCTAAGGTTCCAAACTCTTCTCCCAAACTAAACCCCCCATCTCCCAGACAACTTAGCCCTTCCTCAAAAATGCTTGCCCAACCCCTAAAAATACCTAGTCCTTCACCAAAAATGCAAAGCCCTTCTCCCAAACCACCCAACCAGTCTCCAAAGCATTCAGTTCCATCTACAAAACCACTTAATCCTACACCACCCGGAACTGTTAAAACTACAGTGGCCAATGCTGTCTTGAATATTCCAAACAGCAGAACAATTTCTAATTCAAGCTCTATAAACAGGACTAACCTTACTCCTGGTGCAGGTAATGGAACTCTGGGTACTACCAAACAGCCAACGCCTCATCGACAACCATCTGCCTCAGGGTCTCCAGTTGCAGCTGCCACTGTGCAG TCTGCAGCAGCAACCTCTATTCTTGCAAATGCTTCACCTCTGACCCTTATGACATCACCGCTCCCTTTAACCAATCCCAATGTGACGACTGCTGCACTTGGTCCCTTTGCAATGCTTGGCGGCTTGGTTCCAGTCACTATGCCATTCCAGTTTCCGTTGGAGCTGCTCGGTTTTGGAAGTGACACCCCTAGTGTGGTAACCGCTCCAGGCTCTACCTCTGCAGCTTTCCATCACAACCTCACTCAAA ATGGAGGCCAAAATAAAGGAGATTCTAAAGTACCACGTAAAAATCGGTGA
- the ubn2.S gene encoding ubinuclein-2 isoform X1 has translation MAEPRRVPFVSLSPMKPRETGPVLSVEQQNQQTPPPLQPPAQRPPQPRAAHQVMFQPRPPPQALGHRLQREPSSPALEAGICHVLDKPQGDDTHQLAGTVRLQLALTDPTEEGCAEFSYPDLLQKEQKAGRALIPVTRKETAGLSKPPASNDPFNDDERERQEVENLAKKFEAKYGGKSHHHRKDRVQDLIDIGYGYDETDPFIDNSEAYDELVPASLNTKYGGFYINTGTLQFRQASDSENEDFVENKKHKTSKVSKIKDGERSLKKRKRKEENTEKEKPKKMKAAKQIGVMAFNSHKPDKKKKKLYKDSVALAAMLRKFQKEKDAIHKKVNKPNPPTVTVVNTAPKLVTAASNDLSDLGLGADPVLAIFGSERELMQEAESALEMLSDFDFDKLLDSASNDSPAGSGENSRVGQSLNPSEVQLPKQVPPLPEGLSAPLEKRIADLRVAAKSFDEGGRKKFFTQEINNILLDIELQLQELSPGNRNGVYGHIEAFVPCSKDTLVKRLKKLHLHIQDDLLKEPLQRLQLAISGVMPGQLNRYQEDCQAHTQAKNAKLQAEDDKDRNPSEEDDEEKPGKRVMGPRKKFCWDDTLRDLLCNLVRIKIGCYELEPNKSLSAEDYLKTFMETEVKQLWPKGWMQSRMLFKESRKVHNHLTSAPAKKKVILAPKPKVKESSPKKEQKTSTPISSLVHIPTSHTLTPVVGLSSSNCTPTSETICLDDSLDEDLSLKPPSLDSISDALAVLNSGANAPSSSSCIETPTSRPRVFLREEKLACIMSKLPLVGPKKADQPSHTSSLIAGHSAPVPKKPQDLAAAHSTVVSGLIAGSSIQNPKVSLEPLPAKLLQQGMQRSLQAEVSSSTPVKVKASSATQAKAVCSSSSNPSVFVISSSQTHVSSSSSQVQNVPSMQTVKVNQQSPVQQNYVTPLQATISKSHTNPVVRLTSSPQISSTSPVLKTPEKNTGYRPPSSPSSGNQHTPAPRTTPLSTSSNFLVKNMGVQGSTSAFKSPYTIVPSGKPNTSSSSSAVLVSQNINHKVPSGLNIGRSSPTVSLLPAGRGAVTKQLIKSPSLPSKVPNSSPKLNPPSPRQLSPSSKMLAQPLKIPSPSPKMQSPSPKPPNQSPKHSVPSTKPLNPTPPGTVKTTVANAVLNIPNSRTISNSSSINRTNLTPGAGNGTLGTTKQPTPHRQPSASGSPVAAATVQSAAATSILANASPLTLMTSPLPLTNPNVTTAALGPFAMLGGLVPVTMPFQFPLELLGFGSDTPSVVTAPGSTSAAFHHNLTQNLLKGLQATSPHTPTISHSSLPPHLQQQFTDGGQNKGDSKVPRKNR, from the exons ATGGCGGAGCCGCGTAGGGTTCCGTTTGTAAGTCTGTCACCCATGAAGCCACGCGAGACCGGGCCAGTCTTGTCTGTGGAGCAACAGAACCAGCAAACTCCACCTCCACTGCAGCCGCCGGCACAAAGGCCACCGCAGCCCAGGGCCGCGCACCAAGTCATGTTCCAGCCGAGGCCTCCTCCGCAAGCGCTCGGGCACCGGCTGCAACGCGAGCCCTCGTCTCCTGCCCTAGAGGCCGGCATCTGTCATGTGCTGGACAAACCCCAGGGGGATGACACTCACCAACTGGCCGGCACTGTGAGGCTGCAATTGGCACTCACCGATCCCACAGAGGAGGGCTGTGCGGAGTTCAGTTATCCGGATCTGCTGCAGAAAGAGCAGAAGGCAGGACGCGCACTCATCCCCGTTACACGCAAGGAAACCGCTGGACTG tCAAAGCCTCCAGCATCAAATGATCCATTTAATGACGATGAGCGAGAGAGGCAAGAAGTAGAAAACTTGGCTAAGAAGTTTGAAGCCAAATAT GGAGGGAAAAGTCATCATCATCGTAAAGACCGTGTGCAAGATCTGATTGATATTGGTTATGGCTATGATGAGACAGACCCCTTTATTGACAACTCTGAGGCA TATGATGAATTGGTGCCAGCTTCGTTGAATACAAAATATGGAGGATTTTATATCAACACCGGAACACTGCAGTTTAGGCAGGCTTCAGATTCTGAGAATGAAGACTTTGTTGAGAataagaagcacaaaacatcaaaa GTATCAAAAATTAAAGACGGTGAACGATCCTTGAAGAAACGAAAGAGGAAAGAGGAGAACACCGAGAAAGAAAAGCCTAAGAAAATGAAAGCTGCTAAACAGATAGG TGTCATGGCCTTCAATTCCCACAAACCtgacaagaagaagaaaaaactttaTAAAGACTCTGTGGCCCTTGCTGCCATGCTGCGGAAATTTCAAAAAGAGAAGGATGCCATacataaaaaagtaaacaaaCCAAATCCACCGACTGTAACTGTGGTAAATACTGCTCCTAAATTAGTCACTGCTGCTTCAAATGATTTGTCTGACCTTGGCCTTGGCGCTGATCCAGTTCTTGCCATCTTTGGCAGTGAGAGGGAGCTCATGCAGGAAGCAGAGAGTGCTCTGGAGATGCTAAGTGACTTTGATTTTGATAAGCTTTTGGATTCTGCATCTAATGACAGCCCGGCAGGTTCTGGTGAGAACAGTAGAGTTGGGCAATCCCTAAACCCATCTGAGGTGCAGCTACCGAAACAAGTGCCACCTCTTCCTGAAGGACTTTCAGCTCCGTTGGAAAAACGTATTGCTGATTTACGAGTG GCTGCAAAAAGTTTTGATGAAGGAGGTCGGAAGAAATTTTTCACTCAAGAGATTAACAACATTTTATTAGA TATTGAACTGCAGTTACAAGAACTAAGTCCAGGCAACAGGAATGGTGTATATGGACATATAGAGGCTTTTGTGCCATGCAGTAAAGACACACTTGTCAAGCGCTTGAAAAAACTTCATCTTCATATTCAG GACGATCTTTTAAAAGAGCCTCTTCAACGGCTGCAACTGGCTATTAGTGGTGTTATGCCTGGTCAGCTAAATCGATATCAAGAGGattgccaagcacacactcagGCCAAAAATGCTAA ACTCCAAGCCGAGGATGATAAGGATCGAAACCCATCAGAAGAGGATGACGAAGAGAAACCTGGTAAAAGAGTAATGGGGCCAAGAAAAAAGTTTTGCTGGGATGACACTTTAAG agaTTTGCTCTGTAATCTTGTAAGAATTAAGATTGGATGTTATGAACTTGAGCCCAATAAAAGCCTTTCAGCAGAGGATTATCTAAAAACTTTCATGGAGACAGAAGTGAAACAATTATGGCCCAAAGGCTGGATGCAGTCTAG GATGCTGTTTAAAGAGAGCCGCAAAGTACACAATCATCTTACTTCTGCACC TGCCAAGAAAAAAGTTATCCTGGCCCCTAAACCCAAAGTCAAG GAATCTAGTCCAAAAAAGGAGCAAAAGACATCCACACCTATCTCTTCCTTGGTGCATATTCCTACTTCTCACACACTTACTCCAGTTGTTGGACTTTCCAGCTCCAACTGTACCCCCACCTCAGAGACCATTTGTCTGGATGACTCTTTGGATGAAGATCTTTCTTTAAAGCCACCTTCATTAGATTCTATCTCTGATGCATTGGCTGTACTAAATAGTGGAGCTAATGCCCCTTCATCAAGCTCCTGCATTGAAACACCCACCTCAAGGCCCAGAGTTTTCTTAAGAGAAGAGAAACTTGCTTGTATTATGAGCAAGTTGCCATTAGTTGGTCCTAAAAAAGCTGATCAACCTTCACACACATCTAGTCTAATTGCAGGCCATTCAGCCCCTGTACCAAAGAAACCCCAGGATCTAGCAGCAGCCCATTCCACGGTGGTCTCTGGGCTTATTGCAGGGTCTTCCATTCAAAACCCCAAAGTATCTTTGGAACCACTACCAGCTAAGTTACTTCAACAAGGAATGCAAAGGTCTCTGCAAGCTGAAGTTTCTTCATCTACACCTGTAAAAGTGAAGGCTTCATCAGCAACTCAGGCCAAAGCAGTGTGTTCTTCATCATCCAACCCTTCAGTATTTGTAATATCATCCTCACAGACTCATGTTTCTTCCTCATCATCGCAAGTCCAGAATGTTCCCTCCATGCAAACAGTCAAAGTTAATCAGCAATCTCCAGTTCAACAAAACTATGTTACACCCTTACAGGCAACTATCAGCAAATCGCACACTAACCCAGTTGTAAGACTAACCAGCAGTCCTCAGATATCTTCCACTTCTCCTGTTCTAAAGACCCCTGAAAAAAACACTGGCTATCGACCTCCTTCTTCCCCCTCCTCTGGCAACCAGCACACACCTGCTCCTCGTACAACACCCTTGTCTACCTCGagtaattttttggtgaaaaatatgGGTGTCCAAGGATCAACATCTGCGTTTAAGTCCCCTTACACTATAGTCCCATCTGGTAAACCCAATACTAGTTCTTCCAGTTCTGCTGTCCTGGTTTCCCAGAATATAAATCACAAGGTGCCAAGTGGACTTAATATTGGGCGTTCTTCACCCACAGTAAGTCTGTTGCCTGCTGGTAGAGGTGCAGTAACAAAGCAACTAATAAAGAGCCCATCTCTTCCTTCTAAGGTTCCAAACTCTTCTCCCAAACTAAACCCCCCATCTCCCAGACAACTTAGCCCTTCCTCAAAAATGCTTGCCCAACCCCTAAAAATACCTAGTCCTTCACCAAAAATGCAAAGCCCTTCTCCCAAACCACCCAACCAGTCTCCAAAGCATTCAGTTCCATCTACAAAACCACTTAATCCTACACCACCCGGAACTGTTAAAACTACAGTGGCCAATGCTGTCTTGAATATTCCAAACAGCAGAACAATTTCTAATTCAAGCTCTATAAACAGGACTAACCTTACTCCTGGTGCAGGTAATGGAACTCTGGGTACTACCAAACAGCCAACGCCTCATCGACAACCATCTGCCTCAGGGTCTCCAGTTGCAGCTGCCACTGTGCAG TCTGCAGCAGCAACCTCTATTCTTGCAAATGCTTCACCTCTGACCCTTATGACATCACCGCTCCCTTTAACCAATCCCAATGTGACGACTGCTGCACTTGGTCCCTTTGCAATGCTTGGCGGCTTGGTTCCAGTCACTATGCCATTCCAGTTTCCGTTGGAGCTGCTCGGTTTTGGAAGTGACACCCCTAGTGTGGTAACCGCTCCAGGCTCTACCTCTGCAGCTTTCCATCACAACCTCACTCAAA ATTTACTGAAAGGCTTACAGGCCACTTCTCCGCACACACCCACGATATCTCACTCCAGTTTGCCTCCTCACTTGCAACAACAGTTCACAG ATGGAGGCCAAAATAAAGGAGATTCTAAAGTACCACGTAAAAATCGGTGA